A genome region from Chryseobacterium sp. G0186 includes the following:
- the era gene encoding GTPase Era: protein MHKAGFVNIVGKPNAGKSTLLNQLMGEKLAIVTQKAQTTRHRIFGIYNEEDLQIVFSDTPGVLDPKYGLQEKMMDFVKDSLQDADVFLFIVDVTDKAEPSEFLIDKLNKIPVPVLLLLNKVDQTDQAGLEKLVEDWHNRIPKAEILPISALNAFNTEVILPKLKSLLPENPPYYDKDQYTDKPERFFVNEAIREKILLNYEKEIPYSVEVVTEQFKEKEGIIFIDSIIYVERDTQKGIIIGHKGEAIKKVGTDARLDLEKFFSKKIHLNLFVKVKKDWRKNDRDLKNFGYR, encoded by the coding sequence ATGCACAAAGCTGGATTTGTAAATATAGTTGGAAAGCCCAATGCCGGAAAATCGACACTCCTAAACCAATTAATGGGAGAGAAGTTGGCGATTGTAACGCAGAAGGCCCAGACAACCCGTCACAGAATTTTTGGGATTTATAATGAAGAGGACCTTCAGATCGTATTTTCCGATACTCCGGGAGTATTGGACCCTAAATACGGATTACAGGAAAAGATGATGGATTTTGTAAAGGATTCCTTGCAGGATGCTGATGTATTCCTGTTTATTGTAGATGTAACGGATAAAGCTGAACCATCAGAGTTTTTGATTGATAAATTAAATAAAATCCCTGTTCCTGTACTTCTTTTATTAAATAAAGTAGACCAAACCGATCAGGCAGGTCTTGAAAAACTGGTAGAAGACTGGCACAATAGAATTCCAAAAGCAGAGATCCTTCCGATTTCTGCCCTGAATGCCTTTAATACAGAGGTTATTTTACCTAAACTAAAGTCTTTATTACCAGAAAACCCACCTTATTATGATAAGGATCAATATACAGATAAGCCGGAAAGGTTCTTCGTGAATGAGGCTATCCGTGAAAAAATCCTTTTGAATTATGAGAAGGAAATTCCATATTCTGTAGAAGTCGTTACTGAGCAGTTTAAGGAAAAAGAGGGAATTATCTTTATAGATTCTATTATCTATGTAGAACGAGATACCCAAAAGGGAATTATTATCGGACATAAAGGAGAGGCCATCAAAAAAGTGGGAACTGATGCAAGATTAGACCTTGAAAAATTCTTTTCTAAAAAAATTCACCTGAATTTATTCGTAAAGGTGAAAAAAGATTGGAGAAAGAATGATCGTGACCTGAAAAATTTTGGATACAGATAG
- a CDS encoding DoxX family protein, with translation MMNYNNSNSSSIAKDIILLAVRVFVGFAMLSHGYPKLQMLLAGGKIEFFDFMGLGPQITLTLTVIAEFVCSILLILGLFTRVSLGFLIFTMVIAGFVVHGADPFEKREMSLIYLSVYLLLMIIGAGKVSVDHLIERRKRASDW, from the coding sequence ATGATGAACTATAATAATTCTAATTCAAGCTCAATAGCCAAAGATATTATTTTATTGGCGGTAAGAGTCTTCGTTGGTTTTGCAATGCTTTCTCATGGATATCCAAAGCTCCAGATGCTGTTGGCAGGAGGTAAAATTGAATTTTTCGATTTTATGGGATTAGGTCCTCAGATTACGCTAACCCTTACAGTGATTGCTGAATTTGTTTGCTCAATCTTACTAATACTAGGACTTTTTACAAGGGTATCCCTAGGTTTTCTGATTTTTACAATGGTCATTGCCGGATTTGTAGTTCATGGGGCAGACCCTTTTGAAAAAAGAGAAATGAGTCTTATCTATCTTTCTGTTTATCTTCTTTTGATGATCATCGGAGCCGGAAAGGTTTCTGTAGACCATCTGATAGAAAGAAGAAAAAGAGCTTCAGATTGGTAA
- a CDS encoding alpha/beta hydrolase family protein translates to MKIKLTICLLAFLNFYDAQENITYQKPSAEILKLADYERPPSVLMNSKKDWVVFTYRPAYKTLTDLNQQEMKLGGLRINPVTNIASTVTYFNNIKIRKTSDKNEIQVKNLPSEAKIANLLFSPDEKKLAFTNTTDKGVELWIIDMETASAKKITQDVLNANLGYPYIWYNDSQSLLIRVLPQNRPALIDSSKDLPTGPIISTADGKVSQNRTYQDLLKNPQDEKNFEILVSSEVYQADLNGNLKKIMDKNMYSGLSFSPDGNYLLTSVIQKPFSYIVPLSRFPSTSTVYDVKGNIVKIVNEVPLNEIMPKGFSSVRTGKREMEWRSDAPATLVYTEALDGGNQHKAAEYRDEIFTWEAPFATAPKSFFKMKQRYQDVNWTNDHYAVVSEDWYDTRNKKSFLIDLHNGESKVIDDRNSQDVYSDPGKFNKVKNQFGRSVIDIKGGKAYLIGDGFTKDGQHPFIDEMDIKSLKKKRLYTSNTKNAKESIVDIINPAKGEILTTQESSNQYPNYFKKNIKSNKAEAVTYFANPFESIKDIYKEVITYKRNDGVTLSGVLYLPADYDRKIKKEKLPLLIWAYPREYKDKNTAGQSTQNDNDFTFPSYGSFVYWTTKGYAVLDHAAFPIIGEGKTEPNDTFIAQLVANADAAINAVDQLGYIDKKKVAVGGHSYGAFMTANLLTHSNLFACGIARSGAYNRTLTPFGFQTEQRNYWDVPEIYNTMSPFMNADKMKTPLLLIHGDADNNPGTFTLQTERYFQALKNLGAPVRMVLLPKESHGYQAKENILHVLWEQDQFLQKCLKK, encoded by the coding sequence ATGAAGATAAAACTGACAATTTGCCTTCTGGCATTTCTCAATTTTTATGATGCACAGGAGAATATTACCTATCAAAAGCCATCTGCTGAAATTCTTAAACTGGCAGATTACGAAAGACCCCCTTCAGTTCTGATGAACAGTAAAAAAGATTGGGTTGTATTTACGTACAGACCTGCTTATAAAACGCTTACTGATCTTAACCAGCAGGAAATGAAGCTTGGAGGGTTAAGAATCAATCCTGTAACTAATATTGCAAGCACTGTAACCTATTTTAATAATATTAAAATAAGAAAGACTAGTGATAAAAATGAGATTCAAGTAAAAAACCTACCATCAGAAGCTAAAATTGCCAATCTTTTATTTTCACCGGACGAAAAAAAACTGGCTTTTACCAATACAACAGATAAAGGAGTAGAGCTGTGGATCATAGACATGGAAACTGCTTCTGCAAAAAAAATTACACAGGATGTCCTGAACGCAAATCTTGGATATCCATATATCTGGTATAATGATTCACAAAGTCTATTGATCAGAGTGCTTCCTCAGAATAGACCTGCCTTGATTGACTCCAGTAAGGATCTTCCAACCGGACCTATTATTTCTACGGCAGATGGAAAGGTATCGCAAAACAGGACATATCAGGATCTTTTAAAGAACCCTCAGGATGAGAAAAACTTTGAAATTCTTGTGTCGTCTGAAGTGTACCAGGCGGATCTGAACGGAAATCTTAAGAAGATCATGGATAAGAATATGTATTCCGGGCTTAGCTTTTCTCCGGATGGTAATTACTTATTGACCAGTGTGATCCAAAAACCATTCTCATATATTGTTCCATTAAGTAGATTTCCTTCAACATCCACAGTATATGATGTGAAAGGAAATATCGTGAAAATTGTGAATGAAGTTCCTCTTAATGAGATTATGCCTAAAGGCTTTTCATCCGTAAGAACAGGAAAAAGAGAGATGGAATGGCGGAGTGATGCTCCGGCCACTTTAGTATATACAGAAGCACTTGACGGCGGAAATCAGCACAAGGCTGCGGAATATCGTGATGAAATCTTTACATGGGAAGCTCCGTTTGCTACGGCACCAAAGTCTTTTTTCAAAATGAAACAGAGGTATCAGGATGTTAACTGGACTAATGATCATTATGCTGTAGTTTCGGAAGATTGGTATGATACCAGAAATAAAAAATCTTTCCTTATTGATCTTCATAATGGAGAATCAAAGGTTATCGATGATAGAAACTCTCAGGATGTGTACAGTGATCCCGGGAAATTTAATAAAGTAAAAAACCAATTCGGAAGATCTGTTATCGACATCAAAGGTGGAAAAGCATATCTTATTGGGGATGGATTTACAAAAGACGGGCAACATCCGTTTATTGATGAAATGGATATTAAATCCTTAAAAAAGAAAAGACTATATACTTCAAACACTAAGAATGCCAAGGAAAGTATCGTAGATATTATTAATCCTGCGAAAGGAGAGATTCTGACCACTCAGGAGTCCTCCAATCAGTATCCTAACTATTTCAAAAAGAATATTAAATCTAATAAAGCTGAAGCGGTAACCTATTTTGCTAACCCTTTTGAAAGTATTAAGGATATTTACAAGGAAGTGATTACCTACAAAAGAAATGATGGTGTTACCCTGAGTGGAGTTCTTTATCTGCCGGCAGATTATGACAGAAAAATCAAGAAAGAAAAACTTCCGTTATTAATCTGGGCTTATCCAAGAGAATATAAAGATAAAAATACAGCAGGGCAGAGTACACAAAATGATAATGACTTTACATTTCCATCGTATGGATCTTTTGTATACTGGACCACTAAAGGATATGCTGTTTTGGATCATGCAGCCTTTCCGATCATTGGAGAAGGGAAAACAGAACCTAATGATACCTTTATTGCCCAGTTGGTAGCCAATGCAGATGCTGCAATCAACGCTGTTGATCAGTTGGGGTATATTGATAAGAAAAAAGTAGCTGTTGGTGGACATTCCTATGGAGCTTTTATGACAGCCAACCTCCTGACTCATTCTAACCTTTTTGCTTGTGGGATTGCAAGAAGTGGAGCGTACAACAGAACACTGACTCCATTTGGATTCCAGACTGAGCAGAGAAACTACTGGGATGTTCCGGAGATCTACAACACAATGTCTCCATTCATGAATGCAGATAAAATGAAAACGCCACTTCTTTTAATTCATGGAGATGCGGACAACAATCCGGGGACTTTCACACTGCAAACTGAAAGATACTTCCAGGCTTTGAAAAATCTTGGAGCACCGGTAAGAATGGTTCTTCTTCCAAAGGAATCTCACGGATACCAGGCTAAAGAAAATATTCTGCATGTTTTATGGGAACAGGATCAGTTCCTTCAAAAATGTCTGAAGAAATAA
- a CDS encoding HAD family hydrolase, producing the protein MNNHITTIAFDADDTLWINEPYFQEAEAEFCRLLEDYLPQHSVSQELFKTEMQNLHLYGYGVKGFMLCMIETISRVTNNMASLQLVNKAIELGHELLQKPIKLLDGVTETLDSLKGKYRLVVATKGDLLDQERKLKNSGLQDYFHHIEIMSDKKEYDYQKLLKHLDCQPENFLMLGNSIKSDIMPVLEIGGSAAHIPYYVTWSHEQQDVSLEHEHFMELKRIDEILKHL; encoded by the coding sequence ATGAATAATCATATTACCACCATAGCCTTTGATGCGGATGATACTCTTTGGATTAATGAACCTTATTTTCAGGAAGCAGAAGCAGAGTTCTGCAGACTTCTGGAAGACTATCTTCCTCAGCATTCTGTATCACAGGAATTATTTAAAACAGAAATGCAAAATCTTCATTTGTATGGGTATGGCGTAAAAGGCTTTATGTTGTGCATGATTGAAACCATAAGCAGAGTGACCAACAATATGGCTTCATTACAATTAGTGAATAAAGCCATTGAATTGGGGCATGAACTTCTTCAAAAGCCGATTAAACTGTTGGATGGAGTTACTGAAACCCTTGATAGCTTAAAAGGAAAATACAGACTGGTGGTTGCTACAAAAGGAGATTTACTGGATCAGGAACGTAAGCTAAAAAACTCTGGACTACAGGATTATTTTCATCATATTGAGATCATGAGTGATAAGAAAGAATATGATTATCAAAAGCTGTTAAAACATCTTGATTGTCAACCGGAAAATTTCCTTATGCTTGGTAACTCCATAAAATCAGACATTATGCCTGTCTTGGAAATTGGAGGATCGGCAGCTCATATCCCTTATTACGTTACATGGAGCCATGAGCAACAAGATGTGAGTTTGGAACATGAACATTTTATGGAACTGAAAAGAATAGATGAAATTCTAAAGCACCTATAA
- a CDS encoding Crp/Fnr family transcriptional regulator: protein MLRTNQSFLSYLEELYHKQNEENIVLQSFSKGETLLIQDQSITKVMLIKEGITKCYFAEENGKEYIVEFLGNGEIIGEVELIKDVPCLCSVEALTETTVFTINLDYFRNLMKTDFVLNNLLLNSFAERIINTSSRASYQQLYTTEHTLAQLLTMQSKQNIQISKEDTAAYLGITVRGLNRILKDLK, encoded by the coding sequence ATGCTACGTACGAATCAATCATTTTTAAGTTACCTTGAAGAGCTTTATCATAAGCAGAATGAAGAAAATATTGTATTACAGTCTTTTTCCAAGGGAGAAACATTATTGATTCAGGACCAGTCAATTACTAAAGTTATGCTCATTAAAGAGGGCATCACCAAATGCTATTTTGCGGAAGAGAATGGGAAAGAATATATTGTTGAATTTTTAGGAAACGGAGAAATTATTGGTGAAGTAGAATTGATTAAAGATGTTCCCTGTTTGTGCAGTGTTGAGGCTTTGACAGAAACGACAGTGTTTACCATTAATCTGGATTATTTCAGAAACCTGATGAAGACTGATTTTGTTTTAAACAATCTATTACTGAATTCTTTTGCTGAACGAATCATCAATACTTCCAGCAGAGCTTCCTATCAGCAATTGTATACCACGGAACATACCTTGGCACAATTGCTTACAATGCAATCGAAGCAGAATATTCAGATTTCAAAGGAAGATACAGCGGCCTATTTGGGAATTACGGTGAGAGGTCTGAATAGGATTTTAAAGGATTTGAAATAA
- a CDS encoding GNAT family N-acetyltransferase: MDAIAMEELKFRNAKPADLHKIVAIYNSTVASRMVTADVEEVSVESKQKWFEEHNPETRPLWVVEDHENQMIGWVSFSSFHERAAYSGTVEVSIYLDEGCRGKGYGKTILQYCIDNAGKFGVNNLVALIFLHNEPSLKLFRHFGFEDWGKLPDVAILDGVERSLIILGKRVK, from the coding sequence ATGGATGCAATAGCAATGGAAGAATTAAAGTTCAGAAATGCAAAACCTGCCGACTTACATAAAATTGTAGCGATATACAATTCAACAGTTGCTTCAAGAATGGTGACTGCAGATGTTGAAGAAGTTTCCGTAGAAAGTAAGCAAAAATGGTTTGAAGAACACAATCCTGAAACAAGGCCACTCTGGGTTGTTGAAGATCATGAAAATCAAATGATAGGATGGGTAAGCTTTAGCTCGTTCCATGAAAGGGCGGCCTATAGCGGAACGGTGGAAGTGAGCATTTATCTGGATGAAGGTTGTAGAGGAAAAGGGTATGGCAAGACGATTCTTCAATACTGTATTGACAATGCCGGAAAATTTGGAGTGAACAACCTGGTTGCTCTTATTTTTCTTCATAATGAACCTAGTTTGAAACTATTCAGACACTTTGGATTTGAAGATTGGGGGAAACTTCCTGATGTAGCTATTCTGGATGGGGTTGAAAGAAGCCTAATAATATTGGGGAAAAGAGTTAAATAA
- a CDS encoding MATE family efflux transporter: MNFLNKNYTKECLTLALPVMLTQVGQVSVNLFDNIIVGKLLGADALASVSLGNAVFFSIFVLALGFSFAIPPLVSEAHSREDHDTINSVFSHGFVINMAVGVILMVILFAVMPLLYHSGQPAKIIPDTVGFLSIMVVSMIPIMAFQTLREVSEGLSYTIGVTKATIIANIINIALNYVFIKGLWGIPPMGVKGSALATLISRIFMVVFLYFVLIKEERTRRYIKDFSLKVKDFSKAMFDKMVKLGLPTALQMFFEVTAFAGAAFICGLISAHDIASHQIALSMASFTFNLCVGFSVASTVMIGRKLGEQNFVELRKVGINNLKIAFIFMCICGLVFILGRNILPTFFTKKEEVEVIALASKLMIIAALFQLSDGIQVTALGMLRGLQDVKIPSIYTFIAYWVITIPLGYFFCVTLEMGAFGMWIALGLGLTVSAVFLVKRFLNMSAKRIKQNI, from the coding sequence ATGAACTTTTTAAACAAAAACTACACAAAGGAATGCCTGACTTTGGCTCTGCCTGTGATGTTGACCCAGGTAGGGCAAGTTTCAGTAAATTTATTTGACAATATTATTGTCGGAAAACTTTTGGGAGCCGATGCACTGGCTTCTGTTTCATTAGGAAATGCAGTATTCTTCTCTATATTTGTATTGGCACTTGGATTTTCATTTGCCATCCCTCCATTGGTTTCGGAAGCTCATTCAAGAGAGGATCATGATACGATCAATTCTGTGTTTAGTCACGGTTTTGTAATCAATATGGCTGTGGGAGTCATCCTCATGGTAATCTTATTTGCAGTTATGCCTCTACTCTATCATTCCGGACAGCCGGCGAAGATCATTCCTGATACGGTAGGGTTTTTAAGTATTATGGTGGTCAGTATGATTCCAATTATGGCCTTTCAGACGCTCCGCGAGGTTTCTGAGGGGTTATCCTACACCATTGGGGTAACCAAGGCTACCATCATTGCCAACATTATCAATATTGCCTTAAATTATGTATTTATCAAAGGACTTTGGGGGATACCTCCGATGGGCGTAAAAGGATCTGCCCTTGCCACCTTGATCTCCAGAATCTTCATGGTTGTTTTCCTATATTTTGTATTGATTAAGGAAGAAAGAACAAGACGTTATATCAAGGACTTCTCTTTGAAAGTTAAGGACTTCTCTAAGGCTATGTTTGATAAAATGGTAAAACTGGGATTACCTACTGCTTTACAGATGTTCTTTGAGGTGACGGCTTTTGCCGGAGCAGCATTCATCTGTGGATTAATCTCTGCTCATGATATTGCTTCCCACCAGATTGCATTGAGTATGGCTTCATTTACATTCAACCTTTGCGTTGGCTTCAGTGTAGCTTCTACTGTTATGATCGGAAGAAAATTGGGTGAGCAAAATTTTGTTGAACTCAGAAAAGTAGGGATCAATAATCTAAAGATTGCTTTTATCTTTATGTGTATTTGCGGATTGGTATTCATTCTGGGAAGAAATATATTACCCACTTTCTTCACGAAAAAAGAAGAGGTGGAAGTTATTGCCCTGGCTTCAAAACTAATGATTATTGCAGCATTATTCCAGCTTTCTGACGGAATTCAGGTAACAGCTTTAGGAATGTTGAGAGGGTTACAGGATGTTAAGATCCCATCCATCTACACCTTTATCGCCTACTGGGTTATTACAATTCCTCTAGGATATTTCTTCTGTGTTACCTTGGAAATGGGAGCCTTTGGAATGTGGATCGCCCTTGGACTTGGATTAACGGTATCTGCTGTTTTCCTTGTCAAACGATTCCTGAATATGTCTGCAAAGAGAATTAAGCAGAATATATAA
- a CDS encoding sigma-54-dependent transcriptional regulator, with protein sequence MQKILIVEDEKAISGVLHSILADELTDYEFVIAEDGLEGYKQVEKEDFALVISDIKMPKLSGTELLKQSLVLKPETTFIMISGHADIDSAVSCLKEGAYDFISKPIDINRLITSVKNALVKETLKKENKNLQTENKTLKRKVNKKYQMIGTSPALQKIQDMIEKVAASDARVLITGPNGAGKELVAHAIHNQSERARGPMVEVNCAAIPSELIESELFGHVKGSFTGAIKDKQGKFEQANGGTIFLDEIGDMSLIAQAKVLRALQESKVSPVGSDKEIKVDVRVIAATNKNMQKEIEEGKFREDLYHRLSVIEIYVPPLDDRKEDIKLLVEHFSGMIADEHGTATKKFDDKAIDALKALSWTGNIRELRNVVERLIILGGNTVSVDDVASFVRK encoded by the coding sequence ATGCAAAAAATCCTTATAGTAGAAGACGAAAAAGCAATCTCAGGAGTACTTCACAGTATTCTGGCTGATGAACTTACAGATTATGAATTTGTTATCGCCGAAGACGGCCTTGAAGGTTACAAACAGGTAGAAAAAGAAGATTTCGCGTTGGTGATTTCTGACATCAAGATGCCTAAACTTTCAGGAACTGAGCTTTTAAAACAAAGTCTTGTATTAAAGCCAGAAACTACTTTTATCATGATCTCAGGTCACGCAGACATCGATTCTGCCGTTTCCTGCTTGAAAGAGGGTGCATATGACTTTATTTCCAAGCCCATTGACATCAACAGACTGATCACCAGTGTGAAGAACGCCTTGGTTAAGGAAACATTGAAGAAAGAAAACAAAAATCTTCAGACCGAAAATAAGACCTTAAAAAGAAAAGTAAACAAGAAGTACCAAATGATTGGAACTTCTCCTGCTCTTCAGAAGATTCAGGATATGATCGAAAAGGTTGCTGCGTCTGATGCAAGAGTTCTGATTACAGGGCCCAATGGAGCCGGAAAGGAACTGGTAGCTCACGCTATCCACAACCAAAGTGAACGTGCAAGAGGCCCTATGGTAGAGGTAAACTGTGCTGCCATCCCATCTGAACTTATTGAATCTGAACTTTTCGGACACGTAAAAGGATCTTTTACAGGAGCTATTAAGGATAAACAAGGAAAATTTGAACAGGCAAACGGAGGAACAATCTTCCTTGATGAAATTGGAGACATGAGCCTTATTGCTCAGGCTAAGGTATTGAGAGCGCTTCAGGAAAGCAAGGTTTCTCCTGTAGGAAGTGATAAGGAAATAAAGGTTGACGTGAGAGTAATTGCGGCAACAAACAAAAACATGCAGAAAGAGATTGAGGAAGGGAAATTCAGAGAAGATCTTTACCACAGGCTTTCTGTAATTGAAATTTATGTTCCGCCATTGGATGACAGGAAAGAAGATATCAAGTTATTGGTTGAGCATTTCTCTGGTATGATTGCCGATGAGCATGGTACCGCTACGAAAAAGTTTGATGATAAGGCTATTGATGCCTTAAAAGCACTTTCATGGACTGGGAATATCAGGGAATTAAGAAATGTTGTCGAAAGATTAATTATTCTTGGTGGAAATACTGTTTCTGTGGATGACGTTGCAAGTTTTGTAAGGAAATAA
- a CDS encoding YggS family pyridoxal phosphate-dependent enzyme: MSIKENYQAIKDQLTSDIQLVAVSKTHPVSAIQEVYDLDQRVFGENKVQELMEKQPLLPKDIQWHLIGHLQTNKVKYIAPFIDTIQSVDSQKLLAEINKEAGKNERIIKVLLQVKIADEESKFGLEISEAKAIFQQYIDGNFPTIEITGLMGMATFTDDEQQIRKEFSTLKSLFDELNQLKPLKTLSMGMSDDFPVAIECGANSVRVGSAIFGRRDYSN; the protein is encoded by the coding sequence ATGAGTATTAAGGAAAATTATCAAGCTATAAAAGATCAGCTTACGTCAGACATACAACTGGTTGCCGTTTCAAAAACGCATCCGGTTTCTGCCATACAGGAAGTCTATGATCTTGATCAAAGAGTTTTTGGAGAAAACAAGGTTCAGGAACTGATGGAAAAACAACCTCTCCTGCCCAAAGATATCCAATGGCATTTGATCGGGCATTTGCAGACCAATAAAGTGAAGTATATTGCTCCGTTTATAGATACCATACAAAGTGTTGATTCTCAAAAATTATTAGCTGAAATCAATAAGGAGGCTGGGAAAAATGAAAGAATCATTAAAGTGTTGCTTCAGGTAAAAATTGCAGATGAAGAAAGTAAGTTCGGACTTGAAATTTCAGAAGCTAAAGCTATTTTCCAACAGTATATTGATGGAAATTTCCCTACTATTGAAATAACAGGATTAATGGGAATGGCTACTTTTACGGATGATGAGCAACAAATCAGAAAAGAATTTTCAACCTTAAAAAGCCTTTTTGATGAATTAAATCAACTTAAACCATTAAAAACCTTATCAATGGGAATGAGTGATGATTTTCCTGTTGCTATTGAATGTGGAGCAAACTCTGTAAGGGTTGGATCTGCAATTTTTGGAAGAAGAGACTATTCAAACTAG
- a CDS encoding polysaccharide deacetylase family protein, with product MRKFFAGKSRNMTFLGMFALVSATSALMNSCNFKNDVNDPVNSQEHPAAETVPEATDESVDPDKRVIYLTFDDGPNQGTENLLKILDKRNVCATAFLVGKHAYGSTRQKNDLELLKQNPLIELANHSFTHAHNKYTDFYKNAEAVVHDFDIAKDSLKLHDKIARTPGRNIWRLNNINVTDIKGSTAAADGLKKAGYKVIGWDLEWRPSQKMTLKGSHEAMLKKVDSIFFNDLEKTSRHLVFLTHDQYLRDTDSINELDLFIEKLQKSNKFVFRKISQYPKINEVLN from the coding sequence ATGAGAAAATTTTTTGCGGGAAAGTCACGAAACATGACTTTTCTCGGGATGTTTGCATTGGTGAGTGCAACTTCAGCTTTAATGAATAGCTGTAATTTTAAAAATGATGTGAATGACCCCGTCAATTCACAAGAACATCCTGCCGCAGAAACGGTCCCTGAGGCGACTGATGAAAGCGTAGATCCGGATAAAAGAGTGATCTATCTTACCTTTGACGATGGCCCCAATCAGGGAACGGAAAATCTTTTAAAAATCCTTGACAAAAGAAATGTCTGTGCCACTGCTTTTTTAGTTGGAAAACATGCATACGGAAGTACAAGACAAAAAAATGACCTTGAGCTTTTAAAGCAAAATCCACTGATTGAATTGGCTAACCACAGTTTTACCCACGCTCATAATAAATATACTGATTTTTATAAAAATGCAGAGGCTGTTGTACATGATTTTGATATCGCTAAAGACAGTCTGAAACTTCATGATAAAATAGCTAGAACCCCAGGCAGAAATATCTGGAGGCTTAACAATATTAATGTGACAGATATAAAAGGTTCTACTGCCGCTGCAGATGGGCTTAAAAAAGCAGGCTATAAAGTAATCGGTTGGGATCTTGAATGGAGACCTAGCCAAAAAATGACTCTGAAAGGAAGCCATGAAGCCATGCTTAAAAAAGTAGACAGTATCTTCTTTAATGATCTTGAAAAAACATCAAGACATCTTGTTTTCTTAACTCATGACCAATACCTTAGAGACACAGACTCTATTAATGAACTGGATCTGTTTATTGAAAAATTACAAAAAAGCAACAAGTTCGTTTTCAGAAAGATTTCTCAGTATCCGAAGATCAATGAGGTTCTAAATTAA